Below is a window of Cyanobacteria bacterium FACHB-DQ100 DNA.
ATGGTGCTTCGATCGCCTTCAAGCTCAGCCCCAACATCGTGCTGAACGCTTTTGGTTCCTACATCAATGCAAATTTTGTGGATGATGGTCAGGGCGAGAAAGACATCTGGACATATGGAGCAGGCTTGGCGTTCCCTGATTTCGGTAAGAAAGGCAATCTGCTGGGATTTGTGGCTGGTGTAGAGCCTTACGTGGGTAATCCAGGTGGCGGTTTACGGAATGATATTCCTCTGCACTTTGAAGGATTCTACAAGTACCAACTGAACGACAACATCTCGATTACTCCGGGTGTGATCTGGATTGTGAATCCAGGACAAAACGAAAACAATGATGACATTGTGATCGGAACCATTAGAACGACCTTCACGTTCTAGTCTGGGCTGAGAGCATCGCTTGTAATTCAACGCGATGCCTTTTGCTTCAATCGTATATTTGGCTCAGTTTAGTAAGCCTCATGTTAAGCCCTGTCCATTTGGCAGGGCTTTTGTTTTGCCTCATACAGCAGGTAGAGATTGAGACGAAACCCTAGAACGAAGTTTTATGAGTAAATCAACGCTATTCTTTCAGGGTCAAGGCGGATTTGGAGAATAGCTATGGCAAAGGTGAACCCGATCGAAGTACAGAAGCATCTCAAGGGACTCGACTACCCAGCGACTAAAGAAGATGTGATCAAACACGCAGAGAAAAATGGTGCAGATGAAGAGTTAAAAGCGCTTCTAAACGATCTGCCTGATGAGGAATTTGAAAAGCCAACGGATGTCAACAAAGCGATCGGACAGGTTGGATAGTCTATCGCTTTAAAGGCAACAAAGCGCTGTACCTTATTCTCAAAGATGCAGCGCTTTAGGCTTGGAAAACACAAATCTGGGTGTAAAGGCTGTTGCCCTTTACACCCAGATTTTTATTCTGATTATTATTAGCCAACCAGGTGCAGCAAGTCGCGCACAACACTATAACCAGCTAAATCCCAAAGAAGGTATGCGAGAAAACCAATCATTGCAAACCGACCATTCCATAGCTCGGCTTGGGGTGTCCAGCCGAAAAGAAAGGCGTTGCGATCTTTTCCATTGTAGGCAGTCGAGATAGGTAAATCAGTCGTACTGGGAGGAGTTTGCATATCTAAAATTCCAAACGCTTCATATTTCTTATAGTAGTGGTTGATTTGCTATTAGCTGTCCGCCTATGGAGATAAAACGTTTCCTTCCTTGGGTGGAGATAGAGAGTATTCTCAATTTATTCAGATTCGAGTAATTTTAATTGCGTAGATTACGTCAAATCGAGGGCAATTTGATAGAAAAGCCGCAATTCAAAAGTAGTGAGTTGTAGATTTCAATAAGACAGAAATAGGAAAATTTTCATCAATTTAGAAATCGTATTCATCACTACGATCGTTTCCCCTAACTCACTGTAAAGTTAGGTGGCAAGAGCGATGACGATCTAGATCGTGAGCTAGTAACTTTTAGCTACATCCTGAGATAGAGGTAAGAGCAGAAATCGAACGCTACATTAATGAGACCGTAAATTACATTTTGTAGTATTCTCTTGCGCCTAGCGTCTATTTAGCTGGGATTTGCCTTTCTATCATCGTTTAGTAATTAGTTAGTAATCAGGTTGTGGGGTATGGAATTATCAACTAGAACGATTCAGTTCCCAGAAACGCTAGATGACGCGGCGATTGCACAGTTTCACGAACATGCCGAGCTTGCAATTCATTCGGATGCAGCCGTTGTGCTTGTTGACTTTGCCAACGTTGAGTTTATGAGCAGTCCTGGTTTAATGGCTTTAGTGATTGTGTTTAAGCGATCGCGGGAAGCAAATAAACCGATGCTCTTACGCTCTATCAACGAGCGCGTCAGAATGTTGCTGGAACTTACCGGAATGGAAGAAGTGTTTGAGATTATCGAAAGCTCAGTTGAGGAAAGCGAACCGCTCCTTACTGCTTCTAGATA
It encodes the following:
- a CDS encoding high light inducible protein translates to MQTPPSTTDLPISTAYNGKDRNAFLFGWTPQAELWNGRFAMIGFLAYLLWDLAGYSVVRDLLHLVG
- a CDS encoding STAS domain-containing protein, with product MELSTRTIQFPETLDDAAIAQFHEHAELAIHSDAAVVLVDFANVEFMSSPGLMALVIVFKRSREANKPMLLRSINERVRMLLELTGMEEVFEIIESSVEESEPLLTASR
- a CDS encoding DUF2795 domain-containing protein, translated to MAKVNPIEVQKHLKGLDYPATKEDVIKHAEKNGADEELKALLNDLPDEEFEKPTDVNKAIGQVG